A stretch of the Thiocystis violascens DSM 198 genome encodes the following:
- the yihA gene encoding ribosome biogenesis GTP-binding protein YihA/YsxC — MNPFYQRAHFLTAATRLDQTPADSGREVAFAGRSNAGKSSAINTLCHQKSLARTSKTPGRTQQIIFFELDAERRLVDLPGYGYAKVSEAIKLQWQQHLANYLEYRRSLAGLVIVMDIRHPLTEFDRRMLDWGRRGERSILLLLTKADKLKRGAAQATRLAVEREVANDDGRVAVRLFSALERQGVETVQGLLDRWLEVPDPNLVDSAADSVTGIGSSRS; from the coding sequence ATGAATCCCTTCTATCAGCGTGCCCACTTTCTCACCGCCGCCACGCGGCTTGATCAGACGCCCGCCGATAGCGGTCGCGAAGTCGCCTTCGCGGGGCGCTCGAACGCGGGTAAATCGAGCGCCATCAATACGCTCTGCCATCAGAAGAGCCTGGCAAGAACGAGTAAGACCCCTGGTCGTACCCAACAGATCATCTTCTTCGAACTGGACGCGGAACGCCGCCTGGTGGACCTGCCCGGCTATGGCTATGCCAAGGTCTCGGAGGCCATCAAGCTGCAATGGCAGCAGCATCTGGCGAATTATCTGGAATATCGCCGTTCGCTGGCTGGGCTCGTGATCGTGATGGATATCCGTCACCCGCTGACGGAGTTCGATCGGCGGATGCTGGACTGGGGCCGGCGGGGCGAGCGGTCGATTCTGCTGCTGCTGACCAAGGCGGATAAACTGAAACGGGGCGCCGCGCAGGCGACTCGGCTCGCGGTGGAACGCGAGGTCGCGAATGACGATGGCCGGGTTGCGGTGCGGTTGTTTTCGGCGTTGGAACGACAGGGTGTCGAAACGGTGCAGGGGTTGCTTGATCGATGGCTTGAGGTGCCCGATCCCAATCTCGTGGACAGTGCCGCTGACAGCGTGACGGGAATAGGCAGTTCTCGCTCCTGA
- the moaC gene encoding cyclic pyranopterin monophosphate synthase MoaC, whose translation MPLTHFTPAGEAHMVDVGGKAVSRRCAVAEGWIRMEAATLALIESGGHAKGDVLGIARVAGIMGAKRTADLVPLCHPLSLTRAEIDLAIRAEDGSVYCRATVETTGQTGVEMEALCAVQVSLLTIYDMCKAVDRGMTISNVRLLEKAGGASGHWIRDPSLT comes from the coding sequence ATGCCGCTGACCCACTTCACGCCAGCGGGCGAGGCCCACATGGTGGATGTGGGCGGCAAGGCCGTGAGCCGGCGGTGCGCGGTGGCCGAGGGCTGGATCCGCATGGAGGCGGCCACCCTCGCGCTGATCGAGTCGGGTGGCCACGCCAAGGGCGATGTGCTGGGAATCGCGCGCGTCGCCGGGATCATGGGGGCAAAGCGGACCGCCGATCTGGTGCCGCTGTGTCATCCCTTGAGTCTGACCAGGGCCGAGATCGATCTGGCCATTCGTGCCGAGGACGGCTCGGTTTATTGTCGCGCAACCGTTGAAACCACGGGCCAGACCGGCGTCGAAATGGAGGCGCTCTGCGCCGTCCAGGTCAGTCTGCTAACGATTTACGACATGTGCAAGGCCGTCGATCGCGGGATGACGATCTCGAACGTCCGCCTTCTGGAGAAAGCGGGCGGCGCTTCCGGCCACTGGATCCGCGATCCGAGCCTAACGTGA
- the ppa gene encoding inorganic diphosphatase has product MDLSKVSRGDNVPNIINVIIEIPSHAEPVKYEMDKETGAMFVDRFMSTAMHYPCNYGYVPHTLSSDGDPVDVIVVTPYPLISGSVIKCRPIGVLTMTDESGDDAKILALPVDKLFKGYRNVESFRDMPPHLLDQIAHFFEHYKDLDEGKWVRVGGWGGRDEACQEIMASVEMFENAPEKPAF; this is encoded by the coding sequence ATGGATTTATCGAAGGTTTCCCGGGGCGATAACGTCCCCAATATCATCAACGTGATCATCGAGATCCCGTCCCACGCCGAGCCGGTCAAGTACGAAATGGACAAGGAGACCGGCGCCATGTTCGTCGATCGCTTCATGTCCACGGCCATGCACTATCCCTGCAATTATGGCTATGTGCCCCACACCCTGTCGTCGGATGGCGACCCGGTGGACGTGATCGTGGTGACGCCCTACCCGCTGATCTCCGGATCCGTCATCAAGTGCCGGCCCATCGGCGTTCTGACGATGACCGACGAGTCTGGCGACGACGCCAAGATCCTCGCGCTGCCGGTCGACAAGCTGTTCAAGGGCTATCGTAACGTCGAGAGTTTCCGCGATATGCCGCCGCATCTGCTGGATCAGATCGCGCACTTTTTCGAGCACTACAAGGATCTCGACGAGGGCAAGTGGGTGCGCGTCGGCGGTTGGGGCGGTCGCGACGAAGCCTGTCAGGAAATCATGGCGAGCGTCGAGATGTTCGAGAACGCCCCGGAAAAGCCGGCCTTCTAA
- a CDS encoding 6-phosphofructokinase has product MSAKNAFYAQSGGVTAVINASACGVIETARRHTDQIANVYAGRNGIIGALTEDLIDTSQESDEAIAALRYTPSGAFGSCRYKLKSLEANRREYERLIEVFKAHDIGYFFYNGGGDSADTCYKVSQLSEALGYPVQAIHVPKTVDNDLPITDNCPGFGSVAKYIATSALEASFDVRSMCKTSTKVFVLEVMGRHAGWIAAAGGLIEDHNIPVMILFPEIEFDQARFIAAVKEKVERFDFCTIVVSEGAKYPDGRFLAEQGTRDAFGHAQLGGAAPVVANMIKDATGYKFHWAVADYLQRAARHLASKTDVEQAYAMGRAGVEFALAGHNAVMPTVRRLSSDPYAWEVGEAPLSEVANVEKFMPRDFITEDGFGITPVCKEYLIPLIQGEDYPPFEHGLPKYVTLKNAPVARKLGTFEV; this is encoded by the coding sequence ATGTCCGCGAAAAATGCCTTTTATGCGCAATCCGGCGGCGTCACCGCCGTCATCAACGCCTCCGCCTGCGGGGTGATCGAGACCGCCCGCCGTCACACCGACCAGATCGCTAACGTCTATGCCGGTCGCAACGGCATCATCGGCGCGCTGACCGAGGATCTGATCGACACCAGCCAGGAATCCGACGAGGCCATCGCCGCGCTGCGCTACACCCCTTCCGGCGCCTTCGGTTCCTGTCGCTACAAGCTCAAAAGTCTGGAGGCCAACCGGCGCGAATACGAGCGTCTGATCGAGGTCTTCAAGGCCCACGACATCGGCTATTTCTTCTACAACGGCGGTGGCGACTCGGCCGACACCTGCTACAAGGTTTCGCAACTCTCCGAGGCGCTGGGCTATCCGGTCCAGGCGATTCATGTCCCCAAGACGGTCGACAACGACCTGCCGATCACCGATAACTGCCCCGGTTTCGGCTCGGTCGCCAAGTACATTGCCACCTCCGCGCTGGAAGCCTCGTTTGACGTGCGCTCGATGTGCAAGACCTCGACCAAGGTGTTTGTCCTTGAGGTCATGGGCCGTCACGCCGGCTGGATCGCCGCCGCTGGCGGTCTGATCGAGGACCACAACATCCCGGTCATGATTCTCTTCCCCGAGATCGAATTCGATCAGGCGCGGTTCATTGCCGCCGTCAAGGAAAAGGTCGAGCGTTTCGACTTCTGCACCATCGTCGTCTCCGAGGGCGCCAAATATCCCGATGGCCGCTTCCTGGCCGAACAGGGCACGCGCGACGCCTTCGGTCACGCCCAGCTCGGCGGTGCCGCGCCCGTGGTTGCGAACATGATCAAGGACGCGACCGGCTACAAGTTCCATTGGGCGGTGGCCGATTATCTCCAGCGCGCCGCGCGCCATCTCGCCTCCAAGACCGATGTCGAGCAGGCGTATGCCATGGGTCGGGCCGGGGTCGAATTCGCGTTGGCCGGACACAATGCCGTGATGCCGACCGTCCGGCGTCTGAGCAGCGATCCCTATGCCTGGGAAGTCGGCGAGGCGCCGCTGTCGGAGGTCGCCAATGTCGAAAAATTCATGCCGCGCGACTTCATCACCGAGGACGGTTTCGGCATCACCCCGGTCTGCAAGGAGTATCTGATCCCGCTGATCCAGGGCGAGGACTATCCGCCATTCGAGCATGGCCTGCCGAAGTACGTGACGCTGAAGAATGCCCCGGTGGCGCGCAAGCTCGGGACGTTCGAGGTCTGA
- a CDS encoding UbiH/UbiF/VisC/COQ6 family ubiquinone biosynthesis hydroxylase, whose amino-acid sequence MTEPEQSFDIAVVGGGMVGAAFACAMSGKGLSIAVIESRAPRRDWPAGEVDLRVSALSRASQRMLRRLGVWERILELGASPYRQMRVWDAVGGGRIHFDSQDLGEADLGHIVENRVIQLALWEQLEQSPDVTLICPAVIADLDRREPPARIRFADGRSIDARLLVGADGRDSLVRDLAGIQTEGWNYDQRAIVANVMPADWHQETAWQRFLPTGPLALLPLSDGRCSIVWSADDERAVELMGLDDALFSEAVTDASESCLGRLILDGPRASVPLRLQHAKQYVLPGLALIGDAAHAIHPLAGQGVNLGFLDAAELAATLDLALERRRDLAGLWTLRHYERARRGDNLLMLGAMDVFKRIFGDSRQPLAAIRGLGLTTVDRIAPLKRLFMDRALGLGADLPPLARPYTAS is encoded by the coding sequence ATGACTGAGCCAGAGCAGTCCTTCGATATCGCCGTCGTCGGCGGCGGCATGGTTGGCGCGGCCTTTGCCTGCGCCATGTCCGGCAAGGGTCTCTCCATCGCCGTGATCGAGTCGCGCGCGCCACGTCGCGACTGGCCGGCGGGCGAGGTGGATCTGCGGGTCTCGGCCTTGAGTCGGGCCAGCCAGCGGATGCTCCGGCGCCTGGGCGTCTGGGAGCGCATCCTGGAACTCGGCGCCAGTCCCTACCGCCAGATGCGGGTGTGGGACGCGGTCGGCGGCGGTCGGATTCACTTCGACAGTCAGGATTTGGGCGAGGCGGATCTGGGTCATATCGTCGAGAATCGAGTTATCCAGCTCGCGCTTTGGGAGCAATTGGAACAATCCCCCGACGTCACCCTGATCTGCCCCGCCGTCATCGCGGATCTGGACCGCCGCGAGCCGCCCGCGCGGATTCGGTTCGCCGACGGTCGATCGATCGACGCACGTCTGCTGGTCGGTGCCGACGGCCGCGATTCGCTGGTGCGCGATCTGGCCGGCATCCAGACCGAGGGCTGGAATTATGACCAACGCGCGATCGTCGCCAACGTCATGCCCGCCGACTGGCACCAGGAGACCGCCTGGCAGCGTTTTCTGCCGACGGGACCGCTGGCGTTGCTGCCATTGTCAGACGGGCGTTGTTCGATCGTCTGGAGCGCCGACGACGAGCGCGCGGTCGAACTCATGGGCCTGGACGACGCGCTGTTCTCCGAGGCGGTCACCGACGCCTCCGAGTCCTGTCTCGGTCGCTTGATCCTGGACGGACCGCGCGCGTCCGTCCCGCTGCGGTTACAGCATGCCAAGCAGTATGTCCTACCGGGACTGGCATTGATCGGCGATGCCGCCCATGCCATCCATCCGCTGGCGGGGCAGGGCGTCAATCTGGGTTTTCTGGATGCAGCCGAACTGGCGGCGACCCTGGATCTGGCGCTCGAACGCCGTCGCGATCTCGCCGGTCTCTGGACACTGCGTCATTATGAGCGGGCGCGTCGTGGCGACAATCTGCTGATGCTCGGCGCCATGGATGTCTTCAAACGGATCTTCGGCGACAGCCGGCAACCGCTGGCCGCCATACGCGGTCTGGGCCTGACGACCGTTGACCGAATCGCACCGCTCAAACGTTTGTTCATGGACCGCGCCCTGGGTCTGGGCGCGGATCTGCCGCCGCTGGCGCGGCCGTACACCGCTTCGTAG
- the ubiH gene encoding 2-octaprenyl-6-methoxyphenyl hydroxylase, with translation MSLAMLHEYDVAIIGGGLVGGSLASALASTRLRVALIEAVPTVAAQHPSYDERVIALSLGSQRIFEAMGLWPDMAPEAEPILKVHVSERGQYGIARLDRAEEGVATLGAVVPARAMGVAIRLALDHADNIELLCPARLIEHRVHGDGVDLDVQVDGETRHLRTRLLVAADGGDSAIRERLSLKAREHAYGQDAIIATVTPDRPRTGVAFERFTDSGPLALLPMTGGRYSVVWTCRENETADLLALSDAEFLDRLQDRFGYRLGRLTRASARRAYPLKLRLIRAPVQERLVLIGNAAHSLHPVAGQGFNLGLRDVAALAEVLARSAVTGADPGAAATLSEYARWRGRDQAGTASLTDALARLFVIPLAPVRFARGAGLLGLDLLPCARHRLARRFMGLDVPLPHLARGLSLEHVND, from the coding sequence ATGAGCTTGGCAATGCTGCACGAATACGACGTAGCGATTATCGGCGGCGGTCTGGTCGGCGGCAGTCTGGCCTCTGCCCTGGCCAGCACCCGACTGCGGGTCGCGCTGATCGAGGCGGTACCGACGGTTGCCGCGCAACATCCCAGTTACGACGAGCGCGTCATCGCGCTCTCGCTAGGCAGCCAGCGGATTTTCGAGGCCATGGGCCTGTGGCCGGATATGGCGCCCGAGGCGGAGCCGATCCTGAAGGTGCATGTCTCCGAACGGGGGCAATACGGCATCGCCCGGCTCGATCGCGCCGAGGAAGGCGTCGCGACGCTGGGCGCTGTCGTGCCAGCGCGCGCCATGGGCGTGGCGATCCGTTTGGCGCTCGATCATGCCGACAACATCGAACTCCTCTGCCCCGCGCGGCTGATCGAGCATCGCGTGCATGGCGACGGGGTGGATCTGGATGTCCAGGTGGACGGGGAGACCCGTCATCTGCGCACCCGTTTGCTGGTCGCCGCCGACGGCGGCGATTCGGCCATCCGCGAACGGCTCAGTCTGAAGGCGCGGGAGCATGCCTATGGTCAGGATGCCATCATCGCTACGGTCACGCCGGATCGCCCCCGGACTGGCGTGGCCTTCGAACGTTTCACCGATTCTGGCCCTCTGGCGTTGCTCCCCATGACCGGCGGGCGCTATTCGGTGGTCTGGACCTGTCGCGAGAACGAGACCGCCGATCTGCTGGCGCTCTCGGACGCTGAGTTTCTGGACCGTCTCCAGGATCGCTTCGGGTATCGGCTGGGTCGCTTGACTCGGGCCTCTGCGCGTCGCGCCTACCCGCTCAAACTCCGGCTGATCCGCGCTCCGGTGCAGGAGCGTCTGGTCCTGATCGGCAACGCGGCGCACAGCCTGCATCCGGTCGCCGGCCAGGGCTTCAATCTGGGTCTGCGGGACGTCGCGGCATTGGCCGAGGTGCTGGCGCGGAGTGCGGTGACGGGCGCCGACCCTGGTGCGGCCGCGACCCTGTCCGAGTATGCGCGCTGGCGCGGTCGCGATCAGGCCGGAACCGCCAGTCTGACCGACGCCCTGGCGCGACTCTTCGTCATCCCCTTGGCGCCGGTTCGGTTTGCCCGCGGGGCGGGGCTGCTTGGGCTGGATCTGCTGCCGTGCGCGCGCCATCGGCTCGCCAGACGTTTCATGGGCCTGGACGTTCCCCTGCCGCATCTGGCGCGCGGACTTTCATTGGAGCATGTAAATGACTGA
- the pepP gene encoding Xaa-Pro aminopeptidase → MNATEYKRRRRALLKSIGPEGLAILPAAREAIRNRDVHYPFRQNSDFSYVSGFPEPDAFAVFVPRRKEGEFILFCRPRDAEREQWDGARLGLEGATERFGADQAHPLDALDEILPTLIDGRTRLYYPIGTDAGLDQRVMGWVNRVRAKIRTGAVAPDTFIAIESLLHEQRLRKSRTEAALMRRAARISAQAHRRLMRHCVPGVKELDLEAEFQHACAIAGARFNAYPMIVGGGANACVLHYIANDAVLRDGDLVLIDAGCELDGYASDITRTFPVNGRFSPPQRELYELVLKAQQAAIDKARPGSRWNEPHDAAVRVLTEGLVRLGILSGEVDPLIQEEAYKPYYMHRTGHWLGMDVHDVGAYKHAGAWRVFEPGMVLTVEPGLYMPDTEAVPEPYRKIGIRIEDDVLITEEGNEILSAAAPTQPDEIEALMAGSRQAR, encoded by the coding sequence ATGAACGCGACCGAATACAAACGCCGTCGGCGTGCCCTGTTGAAATCCATCGGTCCCGAAGGGCTCGCGATCCTGCCGGCGGCGCGCGAGGCGATCCGCAATCGCGATGTTCATTATCCTTTTCGTCAGAACAGCGATTTCAGCTATGTCTCCGGTTTTCCGGAGCCTGACGCCTTCGCGGTCTTTGTGCCCCGGCGCAAGGAAGGCGAATTCATTCTTTTCTGTCGACCCCGTGACGCGGAGCGCGAACAGTGGGATGGGGCGCGTCTCGGTCTCGAAGGCGCGACCGAGCGCTTTGGCGCCGATCAGGCCCATCCCCTCGACGCGCTGGATGAGATCCTGCCAACCCTGATCGACGGGCGGACCCGGCTGTACTATCCGATCGGCACCGACGCGGGTCTCGATCAGCGGGTGATGGGTTGGGTGAATCGGGTCCGCGCCAAGATTCGCACCGGCGCGGTCGCCCCCGACACCTTCATCGCCATCGAATCGCTGCTGCACGAGCAACGGTTGCGCAAAAGCAGGACCGAGGCCGCCCTGATGCGCCGGGCCGCGCGCATCTCCGCTCAGGCCCATCGACGCTTGATGCGCCATTGCGTCCCCGGCGTGAAGGAACTGGATCTGGAGGCCGAATTTCAGCATGCCTGCGCCATCGCCGGCGCCCGCTTCAACGCCTATCCGATGATCGTGGGCGGCGGCGCGAACGCCTGTGTGCTGCATTACATCGCCAATGACGCCGTGCTGCGCGACGGTGATCTGGTGCTGATCGATGCGGGCTGCGAACTTGACGGCTATGCTTCCGATATTACCCGCACCTTTCCAGTCAACGGCCGTTTCAGCCCGCCCCAGCGCGAACTGTACGAACTGGTGCTCAAGGCCCAGCAGGCGGCCATCGACAAGGCCCGTCCGGGTAGCCGCTGGAACGAACCGCACGACGCGGCGGTACGGGTGCTGACCGAGGGTCTGGTCCGGCTTGGCATTCTGAGTGGCGAGGTCGATCCGCTCATTCAGGAGGAAGCCTATAAGCCCTATTACATGCACCGCACCGGCCATTGGCTTGGGATGGACGTGCACGATGTCGGCGCCTACAAACACGCTGGCGCCTGGCGCGTCTTCGAGCCCGGCATGGTGTTGACCGTGGAGCCGGGGCTGTACATGCCGGACACGGAAGCGGTGCCGGAACCCTATCGCAAGATCGGCATCCGGATCGAGGACGATGTGCTGATCACAGAGGAGGGCAACGAGATTCTCTCCGCGGCGGCTCCCACGCAGCCGGACGAGATCGAGGCGTTGATGGCGGGGTCTCGTCAAGCACGTTGA
- a CDS encoding UPF0149 family protein, translating to MLEVSPLNPSPGEAHGILCGLLCGGDPDPLNAWFLQLLPAAEPAEPADPRLAGVREGLSDLATATQNGIRDPDLGFHPLLPDDDRPLAERATALYDWVRGFLFAFGVLGVAVSDLSEQTREILRDFTDLTRMDLDDLDDVEENEEALAEVIEFIRVAAMLIHDERASPGDASGQP from the coding sequence TTGTTGGAGGTCAGCCCTTTAAATCCGTCACCCGGCGAAGCACATGGAATCCTGTGCGGTCTCCTCTGCGGTGGCGATCCGGATCCGCTGAACGCCTGGTTTCTGCAACTCCTGCCCGCTGCGGAACCTGCGGAGCCCGCCGATCCGCGGCTCGCCGGGGTCCGCGAAGGTCTGAGCGATCTGGCGACCGCGACTCAAAACGGGATACGCGATCCGGATCTGGGCTTCCATCCGCTCTTGCCGGACGACGACCGTCCGCTAGCCGAGCGCGCAACCGCGCTCTATGACTGGGTGCGGGGATTCCTCTTCGCCTTCGGCGTACTGGGCGTGGCGGTGTCCGATCTCTCCGAGCAGACCCGCGAGATTCTGCGAGATTTTACCGATCTGACGCGGATGGACCTCGATGATCTTGACGATGTCGAAGAAAACGAGGAGGCGCTGGCCGAAGTGATCGAATTTATCCGTGTGGCGGCAATGCTGATTCATGACGAGCGGGCGAGTCCAGGCGACGCGTCCGGGCAGCCATGA
- a CDS encoding TIGR02449 family protein produces the protein MANFDLDELEQQVNALIRLNQRLREENLTLRARQETLVAERGELIEKTEQSRSRVEAMLSRLRAMEENL, from the coding sequence TTGGCCAACTTCGACCTCGACGAACTGGAGCAGCAGGTAAACGCCCTGATCCGCCTGAATCAACGGCTCCGGGAGGAAAATCTCACCCTGCGCGCGCGCCAGGAAACCCTGGTCGCCGAACGCGGCGAATTGATCGAAAAAACCGAGCAGAGCCGTAGCCGCGTCGAAGCCATGCTGTCCCGGTTGCGCGCAATGGAGGAAAATTTGTGA
- a CDS encoding cell division protein ZapA, with product MSDEPLQVSIKILEKEYRIACAQHEQEDLKASARLLDHRMREIRQNGRVIGTDRIAVMAALNIAHDLIQLQRAQPGLDPDAGRRLRELQERISMALANEPPAEQPAETPLAEPAEPLLDASNERV from the coding sequence GTGAGCGACGAGCCGCTGCAGGTCAGTATCAAAATCCTGGAAAAAGAGTATCGGATCGCTTGTGCGCAACATGAACAGGAGGATTTGAAGGCGTCGGCCCGTCTGCTCGACCATCGCATGCGCGAGATTCGTCAAAATGGCCGGGTGATCGGCACCGACCGCATCGCGGTGATGGCGGCGTTGAACATCGCGCATGACCTCATTCAGCTTCAACGCGCGCAGCCTGGACTCGACCCGGATGCCGGTCGGCGTCTACGCGAACTTCAGGAGCGGATCTCGATGGCGCTCGCCAACGAACCGCCCGCTGAACAACCCGCCGAAACCCCTCTTGCAGAACCTGCGGAACCACTGCTGGACGCCTCGAATGAAAGGGTATAG
- a CDS encoding 5-formyltetrahydrofolate cyclo-ligase: protein MPLNLPPQTRRELRAARRRLQPRQHRRHAASVAKQLKHHRFFLRARRIAFYWPTDGELDPRPLLRYANQRGKVCYLPVLRPRNTCWGRGKIWFVRFRPGDRMRPNRFGIPEPTARGRQLKLPWNLALVLMPLVGFDTDCHRIGMGGGFYDRSLAYLRERRSWRRPRLIGIAHECQRVARIEPSPWDIPLDAVVTERQVYAKPSAGDRLVQSRIAPS, encoded by the coding sequence ATGCCACTCAATCTCCCACCTCAAACGCGACGCGAGCTGCGAGCCGCGCGACGGCGACTGCAACCCCGCCAGCATCGACGACACGCCGCCAGCGTGGCGAAACAACTCAAACACCATCGTTTTTTTCTGCGTGCCCGGCGCATTGCCTTCTATTGGCCGACCGACGGCGAGTTGGATCCGCGCCCACTCCTGCGGTACGCAAACCAGCGCGGAAAAGTGTGCTATCTCCCCGTCCTGAGACCACGCAACACCTGTTGGGGACGCGGAAAGATCTGGTTCGTGCGCTTCCGTCCGGGAGACCGTATGCGCCCCAATCGCTTCGGCATCCCGGAACCGACGGCCCGCGGACGCCAGCTCAAACTCCCCTGGAATCTAGCGCTCGTGCTGATGCCCCTGGTAGGCTTCGATACGGACTGTCATCGCATCGGCATGGGAGGCGGCTTCTATGATCGCTCCCTGGCCTATCTGAGAGAACGCCGCTCCTGGAGACGCCCCCGCTTGATCGGCATCGCCCACGAATGTCAGCGCGTCGCGCGCATCGAACCCAGTCCCTGGGACATTCCACTGGATGCGGTTGTCACGGAACGTCAGGTCTATGCCAAGCCATCCGCGGGCGACCGCCTCGTTCAGAGCCGGATCGCGCCATCATGA
- a CDS encoding EAL and HDOD domain-containing protein codes for MTITDSRNDSDALDIYIARQPIHDQSLGVIGYELLYRHANTEHARIDDEDLASSAVILGSFMHIGIDTLVGSALAFVNLSRRFIVDASLLPFFEGQVVLEIREDLEPDDQILTGLRRLKDLGHKVSLDDFAARPGRQPLLELADYVKLDVLKQDPARLRELLAMLRSHDVGVVAKNVETQELHERCQALGFDYFQGFFYCRPKMVAQHGLPPNQAVVLRLIQQLEDPDSDVRDLERVLAQEVTMTYKLLRYVNSAAFARRREIDSLRDAITLIGIDRIRNWAYLILMGQVAHGKPSALIVTCMIRARMCELLAERFQPDIRHQMFVVGLFSLIDALMDSDMPTLLDNLGLSLPIKLALLEGEGILGELLRQVVEYEQGRWEGLADSQIPRDEYLRAYLEALQWSNETMGIVSETGIRTGASEY; via the coding sequence ATGACCATCACCGACTCGCGCAATGACAGCGACGCACTTGATATCTATATCGCCAGACAGCCAATCCATGACCAGAGCCTGGGAGTGATCGGCTACGAGCTTCTGTACCGCCATGCCAACACGGAGCATGCCCGGATCGATGACGAGGATCTTGCGTCATCGGCGGTGATTCTCGGGAGCTTTATGCATATCGGGATCGACACCTTGGTTGGCAGCGCGCTGGCGTTTGTCAATCTTTCGCGCCGATTCATCGTCGACGCATCCCTGTTGCCCTTTTTCGAGGGGCAGGTCGTGCTGGAAATCCGCGAAGACCTGGAGCCCGACGACCAGATCCTGACCGGTCTGAGGAGACTCAAGGATCTCGGTCATAAAGTCTCCCTGGACGACTTCGCCGCCCGCCCGGGTCGCCAGCCTCTCCTGGAACTCGCGGATTACGTCAAGCTCGATGTGCTCAAACAGGATCCGGCACGGCTTCGGGAACTGCTTGCCATGCTCCGTTCCCATGATGTCGGCGTGGTGGCGAAGAACGTGGAGACACAGGAACTCCATGAGCGTTGCCAGGCATTGGGATTCGACTATTTCCAGGGCTTTTTCTATTGCCGTCCAAAGATGGTCGCGCAACATGGCCTGCCGCCCAATCAGGCCGTGGTCTTACGGTTGATCCAGCAGTTAGAGGATCCTGACAGCGATGTACGGGATCTGGAGCGGGTACTCGCGCAAGAAGTGACCATGACCTACAAACTGCTGCGTTACGTCAATAGCGCGGCATTCGCCCGGCGGCGCGAGATCGATTCATTGCGGGACGCCATCACGCTGATCGGAATCGATCGGATCCGGAACTGGGCCTACCTGATCCTCATGGGGCAAGTTGCCCACGGCAAGCCGAGCGCATTGATCGTCACCTGCATGATCCGAGCGCGCATGTGCGAACTGTTGGCCGAGCGATTCCAGCCTGACATCCGGCACCAGATGTTTGTCGTGGGTCTGTTTTCGCTCATCGACGCCCTGATGGACAGCGACATGCCGACCCTGCTCGACAATCTGGGCTTGAGCCTGCCGATCAAGCTCGCACTCTTGGAAGGCGAAGGCATCCTGGGAGAGTTACTGCGACAGGTGGTCGAATACGAGCAGGGGCGTTGGGAAGGGCTGGCCGACAGCCAGATCCCCCGCGACGAATATTTGCGCGCCTACCTGGAGGCGCTTCAGTGGTCCAATGAGACGATGGGGATCGTGTCCGAAACGGGCATCAGAACTGGCGCATCCGAATATTGA